In one window of Notolabrus celidotus isolate fNotCel1 chromosome 17, fNotCel1.pri, whole genome shotgun sequence DNA:
- the LOC117829012 gene encoding microtubule-associated protein futsch-like isoform X1, which produces MPAPKGGADSHDAQPQMKKLDEDGEALPSKTAPAPHNSSLKAEEKTEAHRTKIKRSASAERGIIPAKSSKQSSPSEDSSKTISDPPVKKAKLLKATSASCGDAPSEKEISKASLKRTASTDSEDEFSGDGSKTGFFRERDEGDKARCIRKYSNRVKAKRKAEEPLSDPQDTSQESPTEPPGTIQMDHNYGRFSDSSSSQSLGETFHEEKKEFVTESEGQESVVHATQAESKDTVVFAAESKHEEIQTLKSQRLTDNEAPASSREIFDCYTAKVPDTPGVTSEAGESEKKDIEDYTKSQKGTVGVTHASPVEKLYCSTGEENLSAGVEVLSHETSNGRIPERQTEDNPMTTTESVGNPMTQTDLSFKIQVTFKAESKSEHLDAVSNQVPDTNMNSCDVNKVRKSEEKVEGSERKDVKFLASQTVDGPPPLIDQQLSPEVIEKTTKSCTETLKSDCKAVQEQNQRDVLAGCVTASEGQIDVDTKTKITSEEKSDSAQRHKNHRLTTTEIPVEVRENSLSMEEEKKIPQYLNVRKDTQASETYQQQKLSIQAATVEIQSQRSQDVFEQGTDISTKFSQDYVVNSKRTENEDKVGIEPATGLESQIRTETQMTPTSESSNQTPAGEVNNQGVSECTADILIQGQQDVVIENSEMFENKDMGNDDSTSGPEDVTAVTPVVYTMEVPSWECSEVSEKTSDMSDKIQRLPVANCQDTEDDGSIHAECVNAAADIQINMGRQTTATLSEVSDAAPTIEAEVQKSQKATKPPADISENVHEGFTVQTPETENESRINTGGGIATKNQREMDLQTTTTPGEFSDQAVTVENQQKSGQDVSEPTTDIEVQRDFINAETENEERKGNVITESGDSAENQTEMDSQAATEEIIIPISPVEIQSQEVNELNTKYIVTSGFENSKVTSKSDVAPDVLIDMETPVTAVANGIPNPLPLVDAGNTENQNMQPNSRVENMQANLDLIGGLIGSADSTLPEETGRQLINEVKDEDAIVCSDKDEKAVRNNEGHVEGTGSHEVLVFVCDQPDDTNVVIQAPEEIKTHNRPEIEIHENQVVYEPISSPESNDEREIPAASENHNGMSLLDVQITETQQIEGDSSAKEENREICNQQLDAAEQQICASDSQEVEMEVQTISVPESCVSAQFEQGETSVDGKQVAVISSSDDISTPDGQSEVAAKKSERNGYPHCIGGAEVSEQVQEDAGLEGVSDVTVTTTTATTEVEIPDSTSQEFVMLEPVHESEIHFDIVTQAAAVSGLSVSLTEQVNPDSAFLSDEGKHKVLNGSELAISISEAEVSHCQTTGELEYPTVSNSHEVLDLETKQGVEISSEIGVEVIQNNDQSQQPSSDMMDVNIPEIETTNSQVINEDSNALVSEHPESNVILQEVQLLEDIEIAHEIVVAEDDNEEDSDILIIEKPQETPDIIPDKISEIKVETKKDKNRATNLKQNSTSVEKPKKQEMNTQARTKARLAALAEQKAAAAKKPANRQQMNLLALCQEIAEDIATDSMLLKRIEEEKQAAAAVAAAASAAALALAAAKSEATKKESQPENTQEVETVNVATPAGPEGCSAPVTPATKEESVAQVSPAVSAEAKPAAETPKRRFFITQVSVPLKAHEKKKLTRYQRLRQVELQREKMSWARVKKLKSDQANQMFSDMDWQGPMSSFSVTPVTLASQPPASPSKTSLPSPSSASKPATPKAEVSEVDSPKVEPSKAEPTKTEPPKSDPTNAQPAKTEPTKPEVATTQASKNGTPVAETRKSTRLSKVQASKVTTTPGPAPKVTRSPAKRTLPAVPPPMPNGLKAQKQKPVEYIPYKPRPKYTFEDFELDDDPLPTAPKRPITQTRPTQPTRPNVQSNPTAQAKPTVSSQLANQAKLKAQTTPTGQISGQSKPSCSPSPQSKAAVTTTPQSKAPTTKSAPSAQAQLKSPALTTTHPKAASAPGQSKPAASASLQLKPTGDGVPSQIKQSTSTSRPPAGSTTSETKPAAAASKAAPQPPNPTSSDDSKCNETADLPSSANISVAADVNSKGSDVKCEEKLAGAAGDPPPEVKTETDKTSEPSQGRAVKPKEGETPLSDASLQKEVKKLKEADKDGTQTIIDAGQKHFGAVACSVCGMLYSAANPEDESQHLLFHNQFISAVRYVGWKKERILAEFPDGKIILVLPDDPKYALKKVEEIREMVDNDLGFQQVETKCPSKTKTFLFISNDKKVGGCLIAEHIQEGYRVIEEPAPQGSEGEKVMFERQRAWCCSTTAEPAICGISRIWVVSMMRRQSIASRMLECLRNNFIYGSYLSKDEIAFSDPTPDGKLFATHYFGTSQFLVYNFVSGTPMSQPKTDAV; this is translated from the exons ATGCCAGCCCCAAAAGGAGGAGCAGATTCCCATGATGCTCAGCCTCAGATGAAGAAGCTGGATGAGGATGGGGAGGCTCTGCCATCCAAAACTGCACCAGCTCCACATAATAGTTCCCTCAAAgcagaagaaaagacagaagcCCACCGAACTAAGATAAAACGGTCTGCTTCGGCAGAAAGAGGAATTATACCTGCCAAGTCATCTAAACAGAGTTCCCCTTCAGAGGATTCCAGCAAAACCATCTCTGATCCACCTGTTAAAAAAGCCAAGCTCCTAAAAGCCACAAGTGCCTCCTGCGGAGATGCTCCCTCAGAGAAAGAGATCTCCAAAGCTTCACTAAAGCGGACAGCCTCCACAGACTCTGAGGATGAGTTTAGTGGTGATGGTAGTAAGACTGGCTTCtttagagagagggatgaaggagaTAAAGCCCGCTGCATCCGGAAATATTCAAACAGAGTCAAAGCTAAGCGTAAAGCTGAAGAGCCCCTGTCTGACCCACAGGACACGAGCCAGGAGTCACCAACTGAACCGCCTGGCACTATTCAGATGGACCACAATTATGGTAGATTTTCTGATTCATCAAGTTCTCAGAGTCTGGGGGAGACTTTTCACGAGGAGAAAAAAGAATTTGTTACTGAAAGTGAGGGTCAAGAAAGTGTAGTTCATGCCACACAAGCAGAATCAAAGGACACTGTGGTATTTGCTGCTGAAAGTAAACATGAGgaaattcaaactttaaaaagccAGAGGCTCACAGATAATGAAGCACCAGCATCTTCCAGAGAAATATTTGACTGTTACACTGCAAAAGTTCCAGATACACCTGGCGTCACATCTGAGGCAGGAGAAAGTGAAAAGAAGGACATTGAGGATTACACAAAGAGTCAGAAAGGCACTGTtggtgtaacacatgcatctcCTGTGGAAAAGCTCTATTGTAGTACTGGAGAGGAAAATCTTTCTGCAGGTGTAGAAGTGTTGTCTCATGAAACAAGCAATGGTAGAATaccagagagacagactgaggaCAATCCAATGACAACAACAGAGTCTGTTGGAAATCCAATGACTCAAACAGACCTCAGTTTCAAAATTCAAGTTACTTTTAAAGCAGAATCAAAATCTGAGCATCTGGACGCGGTAAGCAATCAGGTACCAGATACAAATATGAACTCATGTGACGTGAACAAAGTTAGAAAGTCAGAAGAAAAGGTTGAAGGTAGTGAAAGAAAAGACGTTAAATTCCTAGCAAGTCAGACTGTTGATGGACCTCCTCCTTTAATTGATCAACAGTTAAGTCCAGAGGTGATTGAAAAGACGACTAAGAGCtgtactgaaacactgaaatcagattGTAAGGCTGTCCAAGAGCAAAATCAAAGAGACGTGCTTGCTGGTTGTGTCACAGCTTCAGAGGGTCAGATAGATGTCGACACAAAGACTAAAATAACATCAGAGGAGAAGTCTGACTCAGCACAAAGACACAAGAACCACAGGCTGACAACTACAGAAATACCTGTTGAAGTCAGAGAAAATTCTTTAAGtatggaagaagaaaagaagatacCACAGTATCTTAACGTCAGAAAGGATACGCAGGCTTCAGAAACATATCAGCAGCAGAAACTGTCCATTCAAGCTGCTACAGTGGAAATACAAAGCCAAAGGAGCCAAGACGTCTTTGAACAGGGCACAGACATTTCTACAAAATTCAGTCAGGATTATGTTGTCAATTCCAAAAGAACTGAAAATGAAGACAAAGTGGGAATTGAACCGGCTACTGGACTTGAGAGTCAAAtcagaacagaaacacagatgacTCCGACTTCAGAGTCTTCTAATCAAACACCTGCAGGTGAAGTAAACAACCAGGGAGTCAGTGAATGCACCGCAGACATATTGATTCAGGGTCAACAGGATGTTGTGATTGAAAAttctgaaatgtttgaaaacaaAGACATGGGAAACGATGATTCTACGAGTGGACCTGAGGATGTGACTGCAGTGACACCTGTGGTTTATACAATGGAGGTACCAAGCTGGGAGTGTTCAGAAGTCAGTGAAAAAACCTCAGACATGTCTGATAAAATCCAGAGACTTCCAGTCGCAAATTGCCAGGACACTGAAGATGATGGCAGCATTCATGCTGAATGTGTTAATGCTGCTGCTGATATTCAAATAAACATGGGCAGGCAGACTACCGCAACATTGTCAGAGGTTTCTGATGCAGCACCAACAATAGAAGCAGAAGTTCAGAAGAGCCAAAAAGCTACTAAACCTCCAGCAGACATATCTGAAAACGTGCATGAAGGATTCACAGTTCAGACTCCTGAGACTGAGAATGAAAGCAGGATAAACACAGGAGGCGGCATTGCAACTAAGAATCAAAGAGAAATGGATTTGCAGACAACGACAACGCCAGGAGAGTTTTCTGATCAAGCAGTAACAGTAGAAAATCAACAGAAGAGTGGTCAAGATGTCAGTGAACCTACCACAGATATTGAAGTACAGAGGGACTTTATCAATGCTGAAACtgagaatgaagaaagaaaaggaaatgtaaTCACAGAATCTGGGGATTCTGCTGAGAATCAAACAGAAATGGATTCACAAGCAGCAACAGAGGAGATTATTATTCCAATATCACCTGTGGAAATACAAAGCCAGGAGGTCAATGAACTCAACACAAAATATATCGTGACTTCAGGTTTTGAGAATAGCAAGGTTACTTCCAAATCTGATGTTGCACCAGATGTTCTCATTGATATGGAAACCCCAGTAACAGCTGTGGCAAATGGCATCCCAAATCCTCTTCCTTTGGTGGATGCTGGGAATacagaaaatcaaaacatgcaGCCAAACTCAAGAGTTGAGAATATGCAAGCAAATTTGGATCTGATCGGTGGATTGATAGGAAGTGCAGATTCTACATTACCAGAGGAAACAGGGAGGCAACTAATTAATGAGGTCAAAGACGAGGATGCGATCGTTTGCTCTGATAAGGATGAGAAAGCAGTGAGAAATAATGAAGGGCATGTTGAAGGAACTGGAAGCCATGAGgtattagtttttgtttgtgaccAACCAGACGACACTAATGTTGTAATTCAGGCACCAGAAGAGATTAAGACACATAACCGGCCAGAGATTGAGATCCATGAAAACCAGGTGGTGTATGAGCCTATTAGCAGTCCGGAGAGTAATGATGAAAGAGAGATTCCTGCAGCATCAGAGAACCATAACGGTATGTCGTTACTGGATGTACAGATCACTGAGACCCAGCAGATTGAAGGAGATTCAtctgcaaaagaagaaaacagggaAATCTGTAACCAACAGTTGGATGCTGCGGAGCAACAAATTTGTGCCTCTGACAGCCAAGAAGTTGAAATGGAAGTGCAGACGATCAGTGTGCCAGAGAGTTGTGTCTCTGCACAGTTTGAGCAGGGTGAAACAAGTGTGGATGGGAAGCAAGTGGCAGTGATCAGCTCCAGTGATGACATCAGCACACCAGATGGCCAGTCTGAAGTTGCGGCaaagaaaagtgaaagaaaCGGGTATCCACACTGCATAGGTGGTGCAGAGGTTTCTGAACAGGTGCAGGAGGACGCTGGACTAGAAGGGGTGTCGGACGTCACAGTGACGACAACTACGGCCACAACTGAAGTTGAAATACCAGACAGTACATCCCAGGAGTTTGTAATGTTGGAACCAGTCCATGAGAGTGAAATTCACTTTGATATTGTCACTCAAGCAGCTGCAGTATCAGGGTTGTCGGTCTCACTCACGGAGCAGGTGAATCCAGACAGTGCTTTTCTTAGTGATGAGGGAAAACACAAAGTGTTGAATGGTTCAGAGCTAGCCATTTCCATCTCTGAGGCAGAAGTGTCTCACTGTCAAACAACTGGCGAGCTTGAGTATCCAACAGTGTCCAATTCACATGAGGTTTTAGATTTGGAGACCAAGCAGGGGGTTGAAATTTCTTCTGAGATTGGTGTTGAAGTTATTcaaaataatgaccaaagtCAGCAACCCTCATCTGACATGATGGATGTTAATATCCCAGAGATTGAAACAACAAACTCTCAGGTCATAAATGAAGATAGCAATGCACTGGTGTCTGAGCATCCTGAAAGTAATGTGATTTTACAAGAAGTGCAGCTTctggaggacattgagattgcaCATGAGATTGTAGTTGCAGAGGACGATAATGAGGAAGATAGTGACATTCTAATAATAGAGAAGCCTCAAGAAACGCCGGACATCATCCCCGATAAAATCTCTGAGATAAAGGTTGAGacaaagaaagataaaaatCGTGCAACCAACTTGAAACAGAACAGCACATCTGTAGAAAAACCCAAGAAACAAGAAATGAACACTCAGGCCAGAACCAAAGCTCGCCTGGCAGCTCTGGCTGAGCAAAAGGCTGCAGCAGCTAAGAAACCAGCAAACAGACAGCAGATGAATCTCTTGGCACTGTGTCAGGAGATAGCAGAGGACATTGCAACTGACAGCATGCTGTTGAAGAGGATAGAGGAAGAAaagcaagcagcagcagctgtggcgGCGGCGGCATCAGCAGCTGCGTTGGCGTTAGCAGCAGCCAAGAGCGAGGCCACCAAGAAGGAAAGTCAACCTGAGAACACACAGGAAGTAGAAACTGTTAATGTTGCTACACCTGCAGGACCAGAAGGATGCTCTGCTCCTGTGACCCCTGCTACTAAGGAGGAATCTGTAGCCCAGGTCTCCCCAGCTGTTTCAGCTGAGGCTAAGCCTGCTGCAGAGACTCCAAAAAGACGCTTCTTTATCACACAGGTTTCTGTACCACTGAAAGCCCacgagaagaagaagctgacgAGATATCAGAGACTAAGACAGgttgagctgcagagagagaaaatgtcttGGGCACGAGTCAAGAAACTTAAGTCTGACCAAGCAAATCAGATGTTTTCGGACATGGACTGGCAAGGACCCATGTCTTCATTctctgtgactcctgtgaccctGGCTTCTCAACCTCCAGCAAGTCCATCCAAAACCTCTCTCCCAAGTCCCTCCTCCGCTAGCAAGCCTGCAACACCCAAGGCAGAAGTTTCAGAAGTTGATAGTCCAAAAGTTGAGCCCAGTAAAGCTGAACCCACTAAAACGGAACCCCCTAAAAGTGACCCTACCAACGCACAACCTGCCAAAACTGAGCCCACCAAACCTGAAGTTGCCACAACTCAGGCCTCTAAAAATGGGACCCCTGTTGCTGAAACCCGTAAATCTACAAGGCTAAGTAAGGTTCAAGCTTCTAAAGTGACCACAACTCCAGGGCCGGCTCCAAAAGTGACCAGATCACCTGCCAAGAGGACCCTCCCAGCAGTACCTCCTCCCATGCCCAATGGACTTAAAGCCCAAAAACAGAAGCCTGTTGAGTACATTCCATACAAACCCAGACCAAAGTATACCTTTGAAGACTTTGAACTGGATGATGACCCGTTACCTACAGCTCCAAAAAGGCCAATCACTCAGACAAGGCCCACACAGCCGACACGACCAAACGTTCAGTCAAACCCCACAGCTCAAGCTAAACCCACTGTTTCATCACAACTTGCAAATCAGGCAAAACTCAAAGCCCAGACCACACCTACTGGACAAATCTCAGGTCAGTCAAAGCCCTCTTGCTCCCCAAGTCCACAGTCAAAGGCTGCTGTCACAACAACACCTCAGTCAAAGGCCCCAACTACTAAAAGTGCCCCCTCAGCCCAAGCTCAATTAAAGTCTCCTGCTTTGACGACGACTCATCCAAAAGCTGCTTCAGCTCCTGGCCAGTCCAAGCCAGCTGCTTCTGCTTCACTCCAGTTAAAGCCTACTGGTGACGGAGTTCCATCCCAGATCAAGCAGTCCACTTCAACATCACGTCCGCCTGCTGGTTCAACCACATCTGAAAcaaaacctgctgctgctgcctctaaGGCTGCTCCTCAACCCCCAAATCCAACGTCATCAGACGACAGCAAATGCAAC GAAACGGCTGATTTGCCTTCCTCTGCCAACATCTCTGTCGCTGCAGACGTAAACTCTAAGGGGTCTGATGTGAAGTGTGAAGAAAAACTTGCAG GTGCTGCCGGTGATCCTCCTCCCGAAGTTAAAACAGAAACGGACAAGACATCTGAACCTTCTCAAGG cagagcagtgaagccaaaagaagGCGAGACTCCTCTCTCTGATGCTTCTCTGcaaaaagaagtgaagaaaCTAAAGGAGGCAGATAAAGACGGCACCCAAACCATTATT GACGCAGGACAGAAGCATTTCGGAGCGGTggcctgcagtgtgtgtgggaTGCTCTATTCAGCTGCCAACCCTGAAGATGAATCTCAGCATTTACTCTTCCACAACCAGTTCATCAGCGCTGTCAGATACGTG ggatggaagaaagagaggattCTGGCTGAGTTTCCTGATGGAAAAATCATCCTTGTCCTGCCAGATGATCCTAAATATGCTCTGAAGAAG